The Bacteroidales bacterium genome window below encodes:
- a CDS encoding SpoIIE family protein phosphatase, with protein sequence MDYPDPLSDEYLLLLEELQKQKKELTDSIRYASYIQQAMLPPLELFLRLLPESVVFFKPRELVSGDFYWIGKHRKRIIVAAVDCTGHGVPGGLMSVMGISFLNEIVGRGEITSAASLLNQLRERVMKALHQTGRWDEQKDGMDIALCIIDADHHLLHFAGANNPAYVIRNQELIEVPGDKMPIGIHMVTEKSFTNHTLDILENDKVYIFTDGFIDQFGGEKGKKFKNTRFRELITHVAELPFAEQYGVLENKLADWKKDLPQIDDILIVGFSPYVACQSKLLKSI encoded by the coding sequence ATGGATTATCCCGATCCGCTTTCAGATGAATACCTTCTTCTGTTGGAAGAATTGCAGAAACAGAAAAAGGAACTGACCGACAGCATCCGGTATGCAAGCTACATTCAACAGGCCATGCTGCCTCCCCTGGAGCTATTTCTGCGATTGCTTCCTGAAAGCGTGGTCTTTTTTAAACCGCGTGAGCTTGTGAGCGGGGATTTCTACTGGATAGGAAAGCACAGGAAAAGGATTATTGTTGCTGCTGTTGATTGTACAGGTCATGGGGTGCCCGGAGGTCTCATGAGCGTAATGGGCATTTCTTTCCTCAATGAAATTGTGGGCCGGGGGGAAATTACTTCGGCAGCGTCCCTTCTCAATCAGCTCAGGGAAAGAGTTATGAAAGCCCTGCATCAGACAGGACGATGGGATGAACAAAAAGACGGCATGGACATTGCACTGTGCATCATCGATGCCGACCATCATCTGCTGCATTTCGCCGGTGCCAACAATCCTGCTTATGTGATTCGTAACCAGGAACTTATTGAAGTGCCGGGAGATAAAATGCCCATCGGAATTCATATGGTCACGGAAAAATCCTTCACAAACCATACTTTGGATATATTGGAAAATGACAAAGTGTATATCTTTACCGACGGTTTTATTGATCAGTTTGGAGGAGAAAAAGGAAAAAAGTTCAAAAACACCAGGTTCAGGGAACTGATAACCCATGTGGCTGAATTACCTTTTGCAGAGCAATATGGTGTTCTGGAGAACAAACTGGCCGATTGGAAAAAGGACCTTCCCCAGATTGACGATATTCTGATTGTAGGTTTTAGTCCATATGTCGCTTGTCAGTCAAAACTGCTGAAAAGTATCTGA